The following proteins are encoded in a genomic region of Amphiura filiformis chromosome 11, Afil_fr2py, whole genome shotgun sequence:
- the LOC140164998 gene encoding carbohydrate sulfotransferase 13-like, with product MCCVVCGIWFKRFTMRLKRNLLSIVIIVVSIVGTVFAFINYQMETGETAHINSNTRQTENPSYSSVAEDFEEFLVDRSNNKDDVSNVSHTQIEYDFDQVQRHRKTHLNGACDRLNQTRTLPRVSPASTFHFIISDKFKFLFCFVPKIACTTWKGIMIQLYHNQVGPTKKRFVKLDEIGSPEKVKKRWQNYKKVVFVREPLARVLSAYLNKLRDGDKKIQTKWERRFGAQIANIARKDDTYKRRNSDFTFVEFIKFILKLGPDIKLDSMKDHWLPYSSFTHPCRIQYDYIGHFETLAYDGPTIIKKLGVEDVVQFPEVHGSAAVDGLQTEYAKVPIDLILKLQEYYKMDYELFGYSKEESLKLVLGNRTTSDMPPQVVMHV from the exons ATGTGTTGTGTGGTTTGCGGTATATGGTTTAAAAG ATTCACAATGAGATTAAAGAGGAATTTGTTGTCTATTGTCATTATTGTCGTCAGCATCGTTGGAACTGTTTTCGCGTTCATAAACTATCAAATGGAAACAGGAGAAACAG CTCACATTAATTCTAATACTAGGCAAACAGAAAATCCGTCATATTCAAGTGTTGCGGAAGATTTCGAAGAATTTCTAGTAGATAGAAGTAATAATAAA GACGATGTGTCAAACGTGTCGCATACTCAGATAGAATACGACTTTGACCAAGTTCAGCGGCACCGTAAAACTCACCTCAACGGCGCGTGTGATCGTCTCAACCAAACCCGCACTCTTCCCCGCGTTTCACCGGCTTCTACCTTCCACTTCATTATCAGCGATAAATTCaaattcttgttttgttttgtaccaaAGATTGCATGTACAACATGGAAAGGTATTATGATTCAGCTCTATCATAATCAAGTCGGACCAACAAAGAAGCGGTTTGTTAAATTGGACGAGATCGGATCACCTGAAAAAGTGAAGAAACGGTGGCAGAATTATAAGAAAGTTGTTTTTGTTCGAGAACCACTAGCCCGAGTTCTTTCAGCATACTTGAATAAATTGCGCGATGGCGACAAGAAAATTCAGACGAAATGGGAAAGGCGGTTTGGCGCCCAAATTGCTAACATTGCTAGAAAAGATGACACATATAAACGTAGAAATTCAGATTTCACTTTTGTggaatttatcaaatttattttaaaacttggacCTGATATTAAATTAGACTCAATGAAAGACCACTGGCTACCATATAGCTCGTTTACGCATCCTTGTAGAATACAATATGATTATATCGGCCATTTTGAAACTCTAGCCTATGATGGTCCAACGATTATCAAAAAATTAGGCGTGGAGGATGTAGTGCAATTCCCGGAAGTACATGGTTCTGCAGCAGTAGATGGGTTGCAAACAGAATATGCCAAAGTGCCAATCGATTTAATTTTGAAATTGCAAGAATATTATAAAATGGACTATGAATTGTTTGGTTATTCAAAAGAAGAGAGTTTAAAATTAGTATTGGGCAATAGAACTACTAGCGATATGCCTCCACAGGTAGTGATGCATGTATAA